In the genome of Pediococcus claussenii ATCC BAA-344, one region contains:
- a CDS encoding NAD-dependent epimerase/dehydratase family protein, which produces MQTILGSNGQIGHELAEELYQNYTKNLRLVSRNPKKIHDTDEIKPANLLNYDETLQAISGSEIVYFTVGLPMNSDMWESQFSTIIDNVIRACEVSDSKLVFFDNTYMYAKNSDLQVESSPFVPTGRKSTVRAKVATKVLNAMERGELEAVICRAPEFYGPDNTQSITNTMIFNRIKNGKTPFVPISAKALRTLIWTPDASRAMALIGNTKSAYSRTWHLPSESITYQNLIRLCEDVLGRKIRYKVVKMVVFKIGSLFSQKSKELLELLPRYRDDNNFSSDKFKQQFPEFKVTSFEEGVRKIFNR; this is translated from the coding sequence ATGCAAACAATTTTAGGAAGTAACGGTCAAATTGGACATGAATTGGCTGAAGAACTGTATCAAAATTATACTAAAAATTTGCGATTGGTTAGTCGTAATCCTAAAAAGATTCATGATACGGATGAAATTAAACCAGCTAATTTACTGAATTATGACGAAACACTGCAAGCAATTTCAGGTAGTGAAATTGTATATTTTACAGTCGGATTACCCATGAATTCGGATATGTGGGAGTCTCAATTTTCAACAATTATTGATAATGTTATCCGTGCCTGTGAAGTAAGTGATAGTAAACTAGTGTTTTTTGATAATACCTACATGTATGCAAAGAATTCTGATCTACAGGTGGAGAGCAGCCCATTTGTTCCAACGGGTCGTAAATCAACCGTTCGTGCTAAAGTCGCGACTAAAGTATTAAATGCTATGGAACGTGGGGAACTTGAAGCAGTGATTTGTCGAGCACCGGAATTTTATGGACCTGACAATACCCAAAGTATTACTAATACGATGATTTTTAACCGAATTAAGAATGGTAAAACTCCATTTGTTCCGATCAGTGCCAAGGCTTTGAGAACGTTGATTTGGACACCAGATGCAAGTCGAGCAATGGCTTTAATTGGTAATACCAAATCGGCGTACAGTCGAACTTGGCATCTACCAAGTGAAAGCATCACTTATCAAAATTTAATTAGACTTTGTGAAGATGTTTTAGGACGTAAGATTCGCTATAAGGTAGTTAAAATGGTCGTGTTTAAAATTGGAAGTTTGTTTAGCCAGAAGTCAAAAGAATTATTGGAACTTTTACCACGCTATCGCGATGATAATAATTTTTCATCTGATAAATTTAAACAGCAGTTCCCAGAATTTAAGGTTACTTCTTTTGAAGAAGGTGTTCGGAAAATATTTAATAGGTAA
- a CDS encoding cation:proton antiporter, with product MADFYLIALLLVGVISANVIKQFIPKVPETFILILTGVVLSFVPLFRHFELEPEFFLMMIIAPLMFVDGQKQSFEKIRSKFSGIFLLSVFLAVVTAIVVGVTANWIEKQWTLPLAIALAAIITPTDAVAVKSLTSDSEMPSGVGEALELESLFNDATGLVLLDLALSVLSTGTFSIINGIVHFLFVAVGGILVGLIAGFALVALRFNLNTRGKNPEITTIPISLLTPFAVYLLAEHLGMSGILAVVATGIEHNWEANRLRLSSTSVQLTNNTIWNVITDVLNDFVFLILGLALPTIYADIVAMGWSGTLHLLLISVLVYVIMLVLRYVWAVREKNESIAEFFGKPSDEHHQFNSGLFAISGIHGTVTLAMALSLPNHIGGHNFPYRNELIIIAMFVILISMIVSAVVLNIKLPKKVVDYGEFDLNQVRNKMIDQTILKMRVSIDDRSIRDALTNQLQSQKTMEMDNRNNLSDNYYLLLSETKGVIDNYLHSPEVSQQYNKKTIDIYDSMMNRMLVEKRRVSWKHMLRHLFKEILWHARYRPKLNRDNYKVAYQQKIATDPKFAKKAKQIKQVRQELLDLNQAVVSLVDQYLDDILRSRLTQQRDDNNYIYIVQHNLNRFFDEINHEYRATTQPIDAKYYAEAFQYEYDFIQQGLANGSISQPIAGTLYTEINQAQLLQLQQLPVE from the coding sequence ATGGCTGATTTTTATTTAATTGCACTACTATTGGTTGGAGTTATTAGTGCCAACGTTATTAAGCAGTTTATTCCTAAGGTACCCGAAACTTTCATTTTAATTTTAACCGGAGTAGTTCTATCATTCGTACCATTATTTCGTCATTTTGAGCTTGAACCAGAATTTTTTCTAATGATGATTATTGCCCCACTAATGTTTGTTGATGGGCAAAAACAATCCTTTGAAAAAATTCGTTCTAAATTTTCAGGGATTTTTTTACTTTCTGTATTCTTAGCTGTAGTTACTGCGATCGTCGTTGGCGTTACTGCTAATTGGATTGAAAAACAATGGACCTTACCACTCGCGATTGCACTAGCCGCGATTATCACCCCAACTGACGCAGTAGCTGTAAAATCACTAACTAGCGACAGTGAGATGCCCTCAGGCGTTGGCGAAGCACTAGAGCTAGAGTCCTTATTTAATGATGCGACTGGGCTAGTCCTGTTGGACCTTGCTTTATCTGTTTTATCAACTGGAACCTTTTCAATTATAAATGGCATTGTGCACTTTTTATTTGTCGCAGTGGGTGGCATTCTAGTTGGATTGATTGCGGGATTCGCCTTAGTTGCGCTGCGATTCAACCTAAACACTCGTGGTAAAAACCCTGAAATTACCACAATTCCAATCAGTTTATTAACTCCATTTGCCGTCTATCTTTTGGCTGAACATCTCGGAATGTCGGGCATTCTAGCCGTTGTTGCAACCGGAATTGAGCATAATTGGGAAGCAAATCGCTTGCGACTTTCTTCAACTAGCGTTCAACTAACCAATAATACCATTTGGAATGTTATTACCGATGTTCTAAATGACTTCGTATTTCTAATACTAGGTCTAGCTTTACCAACAATCTATGCCGACATCGTGGCTATGGGTTGGTCAGGAACTCTTCATTTACTATTAATTAGCGTTTTAGTTTATGTGATAATGCTTGTCCTTCGATACGTCTGGGCCGTGCGTGAAAAAAACGAAAGCATCGCTGAATTTTTCGGAAAGCCTAGTGATGAGCATCATCAATTTAATTCCGGTTTATTCGCCATTAGTGGAATCCACGGAACTGTGACGTTGGCAATGGCATTATCTTTACCTAATCACATTGGTGGTCATAATTTCCCATACCGTAATGAATTAATCATTATTGCCATGTTTGTGATTTTAATCAGTATGATAGTCAGTGCGGTTGTCTTAAATATCAAATTACCAAAAAAAGTTGTCGACTATGGTGAATTTGATTTAAATCAAGTCCGTAATAAGATGATTGATCAAACAATCTTAAAAATGCGTGTTTCAATTGATGATCGATCTATCCGCGATGCTTTAACCAACCAACTACAATCCCAAAAAACAATGGAAATGGATAATCGAAACAACTTATCGGATAACTACTACCTACTATTATCAGAAACTAAAGGTGTCATTGATAACTATCTTCACAGTCCTGAAGTAAGTCAACAATACAACAAGAAAACCATTGATATCTATGATAGTATGATGAATCGGATGTTAGTTGAAAAACGCCGAGTTAGTTGGAAACATATGCTCCGTCATTTATTCAAGGAAATTCTTTGGCATGCTCGATATCGTCCTAAACTAAATCGTGACAATTATAAAGTAGCGTACCAGCAAAAAATAGCTACTGATCCTAAATTCGCTAAGAAAGCTAAGCAAATTAAACAAGTTCGTCAAGAGCTGTTAGACTTAAATCAGGCCGTAGTTAGCTTAGTTGATCAATATTTAGATGACATTTTGCGGTCCCGTCTCACACAACAACGTGATGATAATAATTATATTTATATAGTTCAACATAACTTAAATCGATTTTTTGACGAAATCAACCATGAATATCGTGCTACTACTCAACCGATTGATGCTAAATATTATGCTGAAGCTTTTCAATATGAATATGATTTTATTCAACAAGGCCTTGCTAACGGAAGCATCTCGCAACCAATTGCCGGTACGTTGTACACCGAAATCAATCAAGCTCAGTTACTTCAATTACAACAGTTGCCAGTAGAATAA
- a CDS encoding alpha/beta fold hydrolase has product MSFLTVNGAKLSYNVIGKGPALIFVPGANGTGDIFRKTAELLKDTFTVITYDRRDYGLSQLTVPLPVEAKNPNSTYRIKKDADDVAALVNEVAKEPAYILGSSSGSIVVMETLQDHPEVFKRVLLHESPITVFIDAKKQAQMNNNKIAELAGQGNMKKAMENFAKDMHIGELDRQMMLQQPVEQTSERAKKSLQSRLFWIEYEIRQYTSREIDINVLKENRDKIVLFTGSDSGDSFPKMVMNDLSLKINVSITSIPGGHLGYAQKPEGFAETLKEQL; this is encoded by the coding sequence ATGTCGTTTTTGACAGTTAATGGCGCTAAACTTTCATATAATGTTATTGGAAAAGGGCCTGCGTTGATATTTGTTCCAGGAGCAAATGGGACAGGGGATATTTTTAGAAAAACAGCAGAATTATTAAAGGATACGTTCACAGTAATTACGTATGATCGTCGAGACTATGGGTTAAGTCAACTAACAGTTCCACTACCAGTAGAAGCAAAAAATCCGAATAGCACGTATCGTATTAAAAAGGATGCCGATGATGTTGCAGCTTTAGTGAATGAAGTTGCAAAAGAGCCAGCCTACATTCTAGGATCTAGTTCTGGGTCAATAGTAGTTATGGAAACTTTACAAGATCATCCAGAAGTATTTAAAAGGGTCTTATTACATGAATCTCCAATTACAGTATTTATAGACGCTAAAAAGCAAGCGCAGATGAATAACAATAAGATTGCCGAACTAGCTGGGCAAGGAAACATGAAAAAAGCGATGGAAAACTTTGCAAAGGATATGCATATTGGAGAGTTAGATCGTCAGATGATGCTTCAACAGCCCGTGGAACAAACGTCAGAACGGGCAAAAAAATCTTTGCAGTCACGTTTGTTTTGGATTGAATATGAAATTCGACAATATACGAGTCGTGAGATTGATATTAATGTACTTAAAGAAAATCGCGATAAAATCGTATTATTTACCGGTAGTGATTCTGGAGATTCATTTCCCAAAATGGTAATGAATGACCTTTCACTTAAAATTAATGTGTCGATTACCTCCATTCCGGGCGGACACTTAGGTTATGCACAAAAGCCAGAAGGGTTTGCTGAAACGCTTAAAGAACAGCTATGA
- a CDS encoding TetR/AcrR family transcriptional regulator yields the protein MDRRQIKSTNYLMGALANLVKGGKDISDVSISQLVKKAKVSRSTFYRNFDNKEDFLSWVSVQLEEGILNASRVNFGDEVENPFQNYFNYLNQNRYLYTAFVNTISWPTLVDRMYLVATNSYERLLKGNKSNIPVKDLATYIVGAHVHVTRVWLLEDNPRSPEQMAELLTALTRDGLLAGLGIDSVINLPK from the coding sequence TTGGACAGACGGCAAATCAAAAGTACAAATTACTTAATGGGAGCATTGGCTAATTTAGTGAAGGGCGGTAAAGACATTTCCGATGTATCTATTAGCCAATTGGTAAAAAAAGCTAAGGTTTCACGATCTACTTTTTATCGAAACTTTGATAACAAAGAAGATTTTTTGAGCTGGGTAAGTGTTCAATTAGAAGAGGGAATCCTTAACGCGTCACGGGTTAACTTTGGAGATGAAGTGGAGAATCCCTTTCAAAACTATTTTAACTATTTAAATCAAAATAGGTATCTTTATACGGCTTTTGTAAATACAATAAGTTGGCCTACATTGGTTGATAGAATGTATCTTGTTGCCACTAATAGCTATGAACGTTTATTAAAAGGTAATAAGTCTAATATTCCTGTGAAAGATCTTGCAACCTATATTGTTGGTGCCCATGTTCATGTCACACGTGTCTGGCTTTTAGAGGATAATCCGCGATCTCCTGAACAAATGGCAGAACTACTGACGGCTCTGACTCGTGACGGCCTATTAGCTGGATTAGGTATTGATTCAGTTATTAATTTACCTAAGTAA
- a CDS encoding type 1 glutamine amidotransferase domain-containing protein — protein MKKILIVETNVTSYGDTKDATGLWLGEATEFAEDVQKAGFEVDYVSPKGGFVPLDPRSMKYVDESIMNFYATKDFQNRALANSLSPSEVNPDDYVAIYYAGGHGTMWDFPEDEALQKITIDIYQNNGYVTSVCHGIAGLLNIKDNKGNYLIAGKTITGFTRSEEILAGKRSVVPFLNKVEAEKRGANFKEKRAYKEFALQDDQLITGQNPFSAHAVAKLLIQNLK, from the coding sequence ATGAAAAAAATTTTGATTGTTGAAACCAATGTAACAAGTTATGGCGATACAAAAGACGCTACAGGATTATGGTTAGGAGAAGCCACGGAATTTGCTGAAGATGTTCAAAAAGCGGGTTTTGAAGTTGATTATGTTAGTCCTAAAGGAGGCTTCGTGCCACTTGATCCCCGAAGTATGAAGTACGTTGATGAATCAATCATGAACTTTTATGCAACTAAAGATTTTCAGAACAGAGCTTTGGCAAATTCACTTAGTCCATCAGAGGTTAATCCAGATGATTATGTTGCGATATACTATGCTGGCGGTCACGGCACAATGTGGGATTTTCCGGAAGATGAAGCGTTACAAAAAATTACAATAGATATTTACCAAAACAACGGCTACGTCACTTCTGTCTGTCATGGAATCGCTGGATTGCTAAATATTAAGGACAACAAAGGCAATTACTTAATTGCTGGCAAAACAATCACTGGTTTTACTAGGTCAGAGGAAATATTGGCAGGTAAACGCTCAGTTGTACCATTTTTGAATAAGGTTGAGGCAGAAAAGCGTGGAGCTAACTTTAAAGAAAAGCGTGCTTATAAAGAGTTCGCGTTGCAGGATGATCAACTGATAACTGGTCAAAATCCTTTTTCAGCGCATGCGGTAGCTAAATTGCTAATTCAAAATTTGAAATAA